The Pangasianodon hypophthalmus isolate fPanHyp1 chromosome 23, fPanHyp1.pri, whole genome shotgun sequence genome includes the window tttgaacggggtcatttttataaattcaactattattttctcttgtggactttatgtaaacatcttttatgtgaaatatcttattcaggtcagcactaaataaacaataacatgcattttgtatgatccctcttattttggtgaaatagttaacattttgcagattctgaaagggggatgtaaacttttgacctcagttgtgtgtgtctacatatatatatatatatatacacacacacacacacacacacacacatacacacacacacacacatatatatggtaggtacatatatatatatatatatatatatatatatatatatatatatatatatatatatatatataaaataaagaatccTTTTTAAGAGTGTACTATGATGCTGCTGGGAAACATTctttatgtgaaaaaaaaaaatcatttttgtggTGAATATATGTACCTACCAGTCAGTAGAACTTTTTTTGGTACAGCTGAGGCCAAAGGTTTACACACCCCTATGTTAAAGTCATTCGAACTCAATTGTTCTACAACACCACACAATACATGctaccatacatttcttttggcccATGGGAACACGCAGACACGGTATCATTCAGGGACGAGACACATATCAACTCCCAGGAATTAACAAACTTTGATCCAAAATGTTTAAGTGAACCCCAAAACAACAAATGAAGtggtgaaggagctggagaCAGCAGGTACCAAATACGTACATCCACGATTAAAAGAGTCCTACATCGCCATGGCCTGAATTGtaacaccaactgcaccccaggcctcctcaccatcatcagtgcctgaccttactaatgctcttgtggatgaatgaacataaatccccacagccacactccaaaatctaatgaaaagccttcccagaagagtggaggttattataacagcaaaggaggactaaatctggattgggatgttcaacatgcaCATATTGATGTGATGGCCATATAGTATAGGTGCCCTATTGACTTAAAATAGGAAATTTATGATAACATGAAATTTGTGGGGTTGTGATAAATTGAGTTTTAGCCTAGGTAAACTTTTGGCTTCAACTATATGCTACAAATCCTTAATTTTCcaataaacccttaaagaaTTTTTATTCTGAGAGTGTAAGGAGAATATTCAGTGTGATGCTCACACTACCATTTAACAACAATCTATAATGGTATTTGAAATCTCAGGAATTTTTGAGGTTTTCTTTCTTGACAAGTAAATAAATTTTGTGGCAAATGTACCTTCCAGCTGTCTGcctcgttgttttttttttttttttaaccttgttaTAAAAATTCTGCTGTTATTTTTCATGCATATTGCATGCAAATTAACGTCACGCTTGTATAGCTGCTTTTGTAATTGTGGTTTATCTTCTTCAGCATCAATGGAATTTCTCAAGTGgtgtttccttttttctgtccCATCCCCCAGCACAGCCCCTGAACagtgaaggagaaagaaagttATTTTGGGATGCTGACGGAAGACAGTGATGCAACTAAGGAGGAGAAGTGGTGAAGTGTAATGCTTTCCCTCAGAGCTAAGTTTCCCAATAGTGGATCTTAAAGCATTTAGGGCAATTTGTGTAGTAATAGTACAGTATAAGTGTTTTTCTTGTTGCACACATAAAAGTTGCCAATGTCTATCTTTATTTATGATTCTGAATATCACGAAAGACATTAAATGGAAAATCCTATGTTTCACAATCAATATAAAATGCAACAGGAACATACAGACACctaatgataaacagatttaaaaagaaaaccagGGAAACCAcggtgttatttaacaaacaaaaaatattatcattgatattatgatattagatcaatatatatatattgatattaTGAGCTTTTTTATGCAGAGATGTTtattaccatttatggaaggagtctccagtgtcagcactttgtaacagttccAGTAACAGTAATGCTGTAACtctaggttttccaccacagcaaAGTCTTTAGTACAGAGAAGTTTGGTTTTGTGGTTTGTCAGCAACACAAGCTGTGGTGTTTTGACTTATTAACttaagtgagaaagaaaaagagaggttttgaaaattagaatttaaaaacataatgaaaaattacgagttttatttcatgttgtCAGTAATTCCTGCTAACAGCACCTGAAACATGTCAATTGAACTGTAAACACAAGATATGGTAAATATTCGAACACCCTACAAAATGATGCAACAGACTGATTGCGTTTTCTTTCGGTTTTCTCAAAGCTAAGAACAAAAAGAACAGCTTGTATGCATTCGGGTATATCTAGTACTCTGCAAGCCTCCAAATAGTGTTTGCCTTTAACGTTCATATTGCCTCCACTGTCACACATTACTTCAGTCATTTTGGAAAGTTCGTTTTTGGATGACACAATCAGAAAATTTGTAGTTTCACAGGAAACTAGAGCAATCAGCTTCATAAAAATCAGAGGAAGATGGTGTGAAGATGAAAATCCTGTCTGAGCTGAACTTTTACAAGAATCATGATCATAATCCATAGCAGGAGATAGGGTACCGTTAGAAAGTAAAAAATGTGAAGGCGTGAAGCATAATTGTGTATAATTATTCGATCTCATAACTTGTGGTGATCAtggtcctcctcctccttcttagAAAGTCGTTCCACTCTATTCCATAGCCATAATGACCTCACGGGTCATTATGGCTAAAACTCCTGAGGTGAATAAAGTTTTGTTAGTCCTATCCCATCCTTTCTGCTTCTGCCTTGCTTCTACAGCTGTATCTGCATTTTCCTGTAAGAAAAACATTCAGTCTCTCCACAATGCAtgtaataattatatgaaaatgatcgagagatacactatatggacacctgaccaatcacactgTTGAACATTCTAGACATgaaagatattctagacaatagtttgtttccaactttgtggcagtgGTTTgtggaagacccacatatgggtgtgatggtcaggtgaccatATAGTATCAGGTTGTATAAGGTTAAGCTGGAGCAGGGAGTGTGAAAAACAAGAAGGCccaaaaaaagccaaaacaaaCAGTGAAGAACGGAGCCACTGCAGGTTCCAGAGTCAAATCTGAGAAGGAAAAAGGGACACGTAATGGATAAACagagaaggaaaaggagagagggGACAGGTACTGGATAaacagagaaggagaaggagaaggagaacgGGACCAGAGTAGAGACTAGGACTAAGACCATGACTGAATCAGAGCCTGGATGGGTCAGTAAGCTTTGGTTGTTGGGAGGTGAAGCAGGGACCACAGGGGAGGTAAGACCTCCTCTTTTTATCCAAAGGGCCCAACAACGGTAGCTTGGtggtgttgggatttgaacttatgaccttctgatcagtagcccagtaGCCCAATGCCTTGATATTGATTGATAATTTGAAATGTTCTCTAACCAACTCTGGgaccttccaggaacaggtgtatttatattgagatcactTTACCTGCACCCAGGttgactccattcaactaattatgtggtTGCAGCaacaggggtgaatacttttgctaACTATATTGACTTTTCCTGTCATTTCAATAATTATGGCAAATTTTGTGTAGATTCtggacatataatcccaattcaGTTCAAGACTGTAACAATACGAAATGTGGGAAACATTCAAGGGAGTGAATACTAAATAGTAGAAAGGAGTAGTAGAGTAGAAAGGAGACAATTCTTAAAAAAGGAGTAAATTCTGTAAAAACTACTCATACTAACTCGAGTAACTCCTACTTCCCAACTCAGCCAGTGGAACTGCCTTCTAGTcagaggattaaaaaaattatgaaaatgagggtgttttttttctctcttttaaatcAGAGTGATTACTAATCACAAAAAGTGGGTTGTGGAATTTTTTTCGAGGTGGTAGCCTGTATAAATTACTCGGAAATTACTGAAAGAGCAAAGACTCAAGAGCTCAACGCAATCAACAAGTCGACCCATCCCTACGTGAGCACCCCGACCCGGCCACACCATGCCCTCTCTGCTGCCCTGTGAGTACCGGCTTGTGAGAGCCTCCTCCTTCTgctcttctgatctctctctcactcacttctctctttccctctctctctctcactctcctctttctctcacttctctctctctcacacacacacacacattcacttctctctctctcctctttctctctctcacacactcctctcacttttctttctcactcacttctctctctgtctcactcccctttctctcactcctctcacttctctctcactcctctctctctcaaacacacatatacactcacttctctttctcactcacttctccctctctctcactcccctcactcctctatctctctcactcctctcactcctctctctctctctcctctctctctttcattcctctcactcctctctctctttcattcctcTCACTCATCTCACtcctcactttctctgtctctctcactctcacttctctctttctctctctcactcctctctctctcgttctcacactctcacacactcctctctctctcactcccacctctctctctctctccctctcacacactcctctctctctctctctctctctctctctgtctgtctctctctctctctgtctctctgcagatCTTGGCTTGTTTCTGCTCGCACTGCTTCCCTTGGCCTCGCTCGGACTCTACAGCGGAGACACGGATTTCTACGAAACATCTGGAAGCCAGCTGCAGAATGAGGCGCACGCGCCGGACCACAAGTGGCTTTCCATCGCCAGACAGATGCGGAGAGACATCGCGAGCGTCCGCGACGAGCAGGTAATGCACATGTGTACAATAAGACAGAAGAGCGTTTGTTCTGCTTGATCGATGTGAAACTCGCCAAATGACTCGGGATATTTGAACTCCAGTTGAAAAGGGACTTCGCAGACACAAGCAGCGAGTTCGCCAGTGTGAGGATCCAGACGCCGCTCCTCAGCTCCTCAGACGGGTGTCTGCCCTCCGACTTCACCGCGGTAAGTCCAAGAAAACtatcactgctgctgctgctgctgccacggGGCGAAGAGATGCGCTTCAGCAGCTCGTACTGCAAGCAAACATCCCGTTACTGCAAGCAAATATCTCATTAATGCAAGCAAATATCCCGTTACTGCAAGCAAATATCTCATTACTGCAAGCAAATATCCCGTTACTGCAAGAAAATATCTCATTACTGCAAGCAAATATCCCGTTACTGCAAGCAAACATCCCGTTACTGCAAGAAAATATCTCGTTACTGCAAACAAACATCTCATTACTGCAAGCAAATGTCTCATTACTGCAAGCAAATATCTCGTTACCGCAAGCAAATATCTCATTAATGCAAGCAAACATCTCATTACTGCAAGCAAATGTCTCATTACTGCAAGCAAATATCTCGTTACTGCAAGAAAATCTCATTAATGCAAACAAATATCCCGTTACTGCAAGCAAACATCTCGTTACTGCAAGCAAATGTCTCATTACTGCAAGCAAATGTCTCATTACTGCAAGCAAATGTCTCGGTATTATGAGAATAAATCTCGTTATTATAAGAATGCAATAAGATTTTAAGAGAAAAGCGTCTTTTTACTACAAGCAAACATCTCGTTACTGCAAGCAAATGTCTCATTACTGCAAGCAAACATCTCGTTACTGCAAGCAAATGTCTCATTACTGCAAGCAAACATCTCGTTACTGCAAGCAAATGTCTCATTACTGCAAGCAAATGTCTCATTACTGCAAGCAAATGTCTCGGTATTACGAGAATAAATCTCGTTACTATAAGAATGCAATAAgagaaaagcatttttttacTACAAGCAAACATCTCGTTATTGCAAGCAAACATCTCAGTATTACAAGAGAAAATCTCTTTAGTGCAAGAAAACATTGTCATTAAGAGAAAGGTGTGTAGTTACTACAAGACAACATCTCATTATTACaagaaaatatattattgttatgcGAAAATATGTCGTTactataaaaaacatttagttaTTACTCGAAAAACATCTTCTCGAGGCAAGAAACAATTTTGCTGTTACAAGAAAATATCTTGTTCCTGCAATAAAACATTACtttaaaacaactaaaaaaagaTCTCATTCTTTGAAAAGCATCTCATTGTGAGATAAATATGTTAGAAAAACAACAAATCTTGTTTTAACAAAATAGCCAACAGGGCCATAAGTCAAGCACAAAGTAAAACTGGACAAATTCTTTCAACTGCAACTGACTGTAAAAATCCCatcagttttgttgttttgttaataTATCTCTCATATTAAGATGATGCTTTTCTTATAATAACAGGATATTGAGGATTTATTTTCTCACATGGGTGTGTTCATTGAAAGCCCTGTCTtacatgtggtgtgtgtttacagcataAATGTCTGCGGCGGATCTACAATGGTTTGCGGGTGTACCAAGCTTACCTGCCCTATGTAGAGCGAGAGAACGTGACTGCAGCTCACATGGTGGATATTAAAGTCGGGATCACCAGATTGTTGCATTTAATCAAAGAAACAGTAAAAGTAAGTGATtataaaacactcacacacacacaaacacacacacacacagtctcagaaATGAAGGTACAAGATTTTACAAAGTACTTTTCCTTGTTCCTAGGCTACATATGTTGTGTAGATGTGGTGTAACTTTTAAACAGGGCCACcaccaaaataaaattttagtGAGTTTCACATCGCAGGAATGTTTCATAGATAATATATCACAAAGCTGAATGTCTAATACATCGATTGCTAATTTTTAATCTATAAAACAGCCTAAGTTCATTGTtgatttcaaaaataaacaaaaatggggaaaaaaataggaaaaataggAAATTTCCCAATATGATATAACTTTTTTTCTAAAGTTTGAGATCatatttccttaaaataaataaatgaataaataaataaattggaaCACACATTATAAGAGGCAAGAATATGCCATGTATTTTGCTGACTTAATGAAATTTAGCTATTAATCAGCCTCAAAATGAAAGACAGATCACTATTTCttactttttgtttctttccttgCATATTGTATAAAATTGAACCAATCtgatattaaagaacaatagagATCTTACCATTGGTAAATAAATTATCTATTTTATCTACATATTGTAAATTATAGAATTGTTCATATTGTTAAATTTTTCtgttatatattacattaacataaaaatCAATTGTTCTTGTTGAACAAACATTCCACTGAAGGAAAAAGATCTTatgtacagtaattaataagaaagtgtccatgtaaacttttctagtgcCTGCctttaaactaaaacaaaagaaagtcaGCTTTTGTTTCCCCACAAATTATGTAACAGTTCTGACTCATCAAGGCGCGGACTCCGCAACAcctctgtgctgtggtatctagCACCAAGACgtcagcagcagatcctttaagtcctgtaagtcgcaaggtggggcctccatggatcggacttgtttttccagcacatcccacagatgcttgatcggattgagctctggggaatttggagtcCAAGTCCACACCttgaattctttgtcatgttccctGGTCCAGGTCTGATGCTCAAGTGCCCACTGTAGGCATTTAGGACAGGGGTCACTGACACCTTTcaatcatagccagcattagccttttcagcaatttgtgctatagtagctctgtgggatcagaccagacaggcgAGCCTTCAATCCACAcgagcatcagtgagccttgggcgccgataatcctgtcaccggttcaccggttgtccttccttggaccaattttggtaggtactaaccactgcataccaggaacaccccacaagacctgccattttgccagtcatctagccatcacaatttagcccttgtcaaagtcgctcagatcctaaagtttgccatttttttctgcttccaacacatcaacttcaagaactgactgttcactttgTTCCCAAATTTGGCCCATAAGTTTTTTATGGACAGCGAGACAATGCCCACTTCCTCCCACGGAGGTCGCTGCTGAGCTTGGACCCACTGGATTACTGGATGCAGGTCTGCATCTTCCTCTTGCAGCCGCCTCCAGTCCTCTATACCCACTGTCTCAACCACCAAACACACTGGTGTATCGCCATGCTTGCAACCCAAGGAAGCACCACTGGCATCTGGGTTCTCCAGCTCTCTGTCCCTGGCCTCCCTCTTGTAGCAGTACCGACACCTGTCGGCTGAGCAAGGCCGACGAGAAAGTCTGCCTGCCCTGACCCTGCACAGTGTACTACCTTCATGTTGTACATCTGAAGTTCCTCAATCCAGCATGCCAACTGGCCCTCTGGCTCTTTGAATGACATTAGCCACTGGAGAGCTGAATGATCAGTGCATACAGTGAAAGGTAGCCCGCAAAGGTAATACTTAAAGTGTCGAACTGCAAAAAGCACAGCAGCAAGTTCCCTTCTGGTGACACAGTATCTGCGTTCGGATTCGTTGAACACTTTGCTGTAGTAGGCCTCGACCCGTTCTCCCCCGGTTCCCACCTGAGAGAGAACAGCTCCCATACCCACACTGCTGGCGTCCATGTCCAGAATGAAGGGAACAGCCGGATCAGGGGGAGCCAGTATAGGGGCTGTGACCAGAGCCTGTTTCAGGGCAGCAAAAGAGTTTTGACACTCCTCAGTCCATGTAAAGGACTTGTCCTTCTTCAGTAGGTGGAAAAGTGGGTCTGTGATGGTAGAAAAACCCTGCACAAACCTTCTGTAATATGAGGCTAACCCTAAAAAACTTTTGAGCTGCTGCGAAGTTTTAGGAGTGGGCCACTCGCTCACCGCCTGCACCTTCTCTTCCATTGTGCCAATCCCCTGCCCCCCAAGCTTGTGCCCCAAAAAATTAGCCTCCCtcctaaaaaaaatgacatttctctGGGTGCAGCTTCAAGCCAGACTCGCTCACGCGACCCAGCACACGCCTAAGGGCCTCTAGAGAGGCCTGAAAAGAGCTATCGTGGACCAGGATGTCATCCAGGTACACAAGACACTCTGACCGTGGAATACCTGATAACACCCTGTCCATTAACCTAGCGAAGGTAACCGGTGCATTGCAGAGGCTGAAGCAGAGCACCCTGAACTGCCATAACCCCCTACTTGTACAAAAAGCAGTTTTTGATCTGGCATCGGGAGCAATTGGCACCTGCAAATAGCCAGTGCGCAGGTCCAGGGAAGTGAACCATGATGACCCAGCTACGAGGTCCAGTGACTCATCCACCCGAGGGATGGAATATGAGTCCTTCCTGGTGACCTCATTAAGGAGCCTATAGTCAACACAAAATCTCCACTGACCCCCCTTCTTAGGCACCATGACCACCGGTGCGGCCCATGCACTCTCAGACGGCTCAATAATACCCGCTCGCTGCATGTCCAACAAGGCCTTATCAGTAGCGTCCTGGCGGGCAAAAGGGAGCCTCTGGGGCCGCAACCTAATGGGCATGGCATCTCCTGTCTCAATTTCATGCTGCACCAGATGTGTTCGCCCCACATCCCCATCCCCAAATGCGAAACAATGTTGGAAATCAACCAACAAATCCCAAAACTGCTCGTGCTGACTCTCATCCATGCTCTCCCGATTCTTCAGCCACATCTCCCTCAAAGCCCCCAACCCTTCCCTCTCTCCAGTAGGTGGAAACAAAGCACCACTCCCAGGGAGACTCGAGACTGGCTCTGAATAGGGTTGTGTGGCCACCCCCTGGTAGAGGTCAGTTGGGGTGTGGGTTAAGGGAGTGGGAGAATCATCTACCTGAGGTGGCTTAGCGTCAGCGCTCTGGCAGGTTTGCAAATGCAATGTGTGGCGCTCCAACCTAGAGTCCCCAGGAGCAGCTGCTGCATCTAACAGACCTGTAAAAGACACATCAGCATTATTTTCAGTGGACATGACAACCTCAGGACCCCCTTCAAAACGGAGCAGGCCATCCCTTAAATCTAACTGGCAACCTGCACTTTTAAGGAAGTCCAGACCAAGAATACAGGGGTCCTGGACTGTAGCCACCCACACCTAAACACGGAACCCCCTCCACCAAAATAGGTACATGACAAAAATCACTAACACATGTTCGTCCCACCACAACCACAGACTCATTTGGCCCCCAATCTCCCTCCCCCAACAGTCCATGATCATCTTCCCTTAGTCCATCTCTTGAGACTTCTGCACACAATGACTCATGGTGGGGATGAGCATTGCAGGTCCGCACATCCCAATCATCCCATTTCCCTGTTTCCCGGCCAGCTTATGACACTGTCCAACCCTGGACACTGTCTTTCCACTCAAACTAAATGTCCAACCTGCCCACAACCCCAACAAACCCTTGGTCGAGCACGAAGTCGCTGGTCAGGTTGCAATGCCACAGCACAAATCAATTCAGTAATCTCCGAACCCCAGGCTGGTCTTTCACTTAGTCCCTCCCCCACATCAGTAGACCTGACTGGCACAGTATCTCGTCATCTCTCATCCTGCAAGTAAGTTCCACATACAATCTCCCTCTCCAACGCCATCTCCAAGGCATCGTGCAAGGTTTGAGGGTGGCCAAGCTGTATCTGCCTTCAAAGCTCCACAGGAGTAAGGGCCTGGATGAATTGGTCTCTCGCAAGCTCCCCTTGAACAGATGGTGGCATGTGGGCATATGCTCGCCAAGTCAAATTTTCAATGTCATTCGCCAAGGCTCTCAGCTGCTCTACTGGCTGTCTGCGTCTATTACTCAGTTCAGAATGCAGGAGCCCTGGCTGTTCAAATTGACCAAAACGTCGTCTCAGTCCCCCGACAAGTGCCTTATAATCATGTCTATCTTCAGGGCTAAGCAGTAACAAACAGTTGAGAGCATCACCTGTGAGGCACATAGCCAATTCAAGAGCTTTGCGGTCCTCCGACCAGTTCCCAGCACGAGCTAACAGTTCAAACTGTGCATGAAAAGCTTCTCAATCAGCTTTACCTGAGAATTCATTCACATCCGTCAACAGTGCGGCTCCATATTTGTTTACATACGAAGACAGCGCGGTTCCATGCGCGCCGCTATGTCGGTTCGCATCCGAAGACACCACCATGTTTTGGTTGTCCCCGTGAAACTTCGGCGGTTCTCGGTGACACTCGGATCCTGCAGCAAAAGCCTGGCGTCTGCAGCCGTCCTCCTCATAGCCTCCCTCACACGAGCCCTGTGTAGCTTCAGACAGCCTTCATCTGCCGCAAATCGATCGGAAACCCACGCCGAAGCACCCAGGGCCTCCCAAAACACTCGGCTTGTGTCCGGCTCGGATTTAATCTTTTCTCGAGTCTGCTTCTGCATCGTGCTGCAGGAACGACAATGTCAGCAATCCCGTAGACCAACCGGATCCGTTCACTTCTAACACCAGTGTAGTGATCAAAGTAAGTGAAAAGACTCACTTGACggttttcccttttcttttattaatgtgaGCGCTCGTGAAAACCCAAGCTTGGGGTCCGACTCAACTCAAAGACACTTCTACAACTTTTCCCCAAAAAAACTCCCCCTACCCCCGAGTGCGCAAACTCGTTCTTCAGAAGAACACCCACCCCTAAAAGCCCCTATTCAAAAAGAACACATAACACATGAACAGAACATACGTGGCTTAAATCACACCTGACAGAACATAACACACTTCTCAGACTTCACAGTAGTGAAGATCTAATTGAAGAAGATAAGaattgaaagatttttttttaagaaatgtagcatgttgaatttttatttttatgtatttttatcatAGTGCTTACTATTATCAGTTTGTTGATTTCTAGTTTCTCATTGATGATCAAATATTCCAAGTGTTCCAAGACTAAACTCCTTCCACTTGCCATTAGATTATTATGCAACGTGATGAAAACAGTGACTGGTGCTAACTTTAACTCTAACATTCTTTGCATTTGTGCCTGCAGGTAAATGATGATAAGGTTCACCCAACCTCCTTGAGAGAGTTACCCGATCAGTCAACGTGGACACGGAAGACAGTCATAAACTTCATTCTGCACAACTTCGCAGACTTCATGACTGATACGAGTAGGGCGATTAATTACATGAAGAACATAAAATTAATGAAACACATCATGAAGGAAGATGAGTGGCTCTCAAAAGATGAGCAGTGAAATGTctgatgttttgtttattttatttatctggtcacatatttatttatttatctgtctatttatTGCAGTTATATAAGAAAAAGGGgggt containing:
- the LOC113536255 gene encoding interleukin-6-like; the protein is MPSLLPYLGLFLLALLPLASLGLYSGDTDFYETSGSQLQNEAHAPDHKWLSIARQMRRDIASVRDEQLKRDFADTSSEFASVRIQTPLLSSSDGCLPSDFTAHKCLRRIYNGLRVYQAYLPYVERENVTAAHMVDIKVGITRLLHLIKETVKVNDDKVHPTSLRELPDQSTWTRKTVINFILHNFADFMTDTSRAINYMKNIKLMKHIMKEDEWLSKDEQ